The proteins below are encoded in one region of Pseudomonas putida S13.1.2:
- the cyoA gene encoding ubiquinol oxidase subunit II, protein MSKKRYPRLFGILPFLGMLLLSGCNWTLLDPKGQVGIEQKNLILIATGLMLLVVIPVIIMTLAFAWKYRASNKAATYTPDWSHSTKIEAAVWIIPILIIIALGYVTYHSTHKLDPYRPLDSDVKPIQIDVVALDWKWLFIYPEQGIATVNKINFPANTPVNFRVTSDAVMNSFFIPGLGGQIYAMAGMTTKLHLIANENGVFDGISANYSGAGFTGMKFKATATSQADFDAWVAEVKQSPLKLGKAEYEALAKPSEYNPVALYSEAPAELFQSIVDKYEGMNRGKPVHEEAGSKDLATTKGVESSMQPAAGAEE, encoded by the coding sequence ATGAGTAAAAAGCGTTACCCCAGACTGTTTGGCATATTGCCCTTTTTAGGCATGCTTTTACTCAGTGGGTGCAACTGGACCCTGCTCGACCCGAAGGGCCAGGTCGGCATTGAGCAAAAGAACCTGATCCTGATCGCTACCGGCCTGATGCTGCTGGTGGTTATCCCTGTGATCATCATGACCTTGGCGTTCGCCTGGAAGTACCGTGCTTCCAACAAGGCAGCCACCTACACCCCTGACTGGTCGCACTCGACCAAGATCGAGGCTGCGGTGTGGATCATCCCGATCCTGATCATCATCGCCCTGGGTTACGTCACCTACCACTCCACCCACAAGCTGGACCCTTACCGTCCGCTGGACTCGGACGTGAAGCCGATCCAGATCGACGTGGTCGCGCTGGACTGGAAGTGGCTGTTCATCTACCCGGAACAGGGCATTGCCACCGTCAACAAGATCAACTTCCCGGCTAATACCCCGGTGAACTTCCGCGTCACCTCCGACGCCGTGATGAACTCGTTCTTCATCCCGGGCCTGGGTGGCCAGATCTACGCCATGGCCGGCATGACCACCAAACTGCACCTGATCGCCAACGAAAACGGTGTGTTTGACGGTATCAGCGCCAACTACAGCGGTGCTGGTTTCACCGGCATGAAATTCAAGGCTACTGCCACTTCCCAGGCCGACTTCGATGCATGGGTCGCCGAGGTCAAGCAGTCGCCGTTGAAACTGGGCAAAGCCGAGTACGAAGCTCTGGCCAAACCTAGCGAATACAACCCAGTCGCGCTGTACAGCGAGGCGCCAGCAGAGCTGTTCCAGTCCATCGTCGACAAGTACGAAGGCATGAACCGCGGCAAGCCGGTCCACGAAGAAGCAGGCAGCAAAGATCTGGCCACAACCAAGGGTGTGGAATCGAGTATGCAACCAGCTGCCGGTGCAGAGGAGTAA
- the cyoC gene encoding cytochrome o ubiquinol oxidase subunit III, whose product MSSQVMHGGAAHGHDHGHDDHHHDSGQMTVLGFWLYLMTDCILFASLFATYAVLSGSFAGGPSGHDIFQLDFVAVETLFLLLSSITFGFAMLKMFDGKKAGVLGWLAVTFLFGAGFIAMEIYEFHHLISEGFGPQRSGFLSAFFALVGTHGLHVTAGLIWMAIMMYQINKHGITPTAKTRMSCLSLFWHFLDVVWICVFTVVYLLGVL is encoded by the coding sequence ATGTCCAGTCAAGTAATGCACGGCGGCGCTGCTCATGGTCACGACCATGGGCATGACGACCACCACCACGACTCGGGCCAGATGACCGTACTGGGTTTCTGGCTGTACCTGATGACCGACTGCATCCTGTTTGCGTCGCTCTTCGCCACCTACGCGGTGCTGTCCGGCAGTTTTGCCGGCGGCCCGTCGGGTCATGACATCTTCCAGCTCGATTTCGTAGCTGTTGAAACGCTGTTCCTGCTGCTGTCCTCGATCACCTTCGGCTTCGCCATGCTGAAGATGTTCGATGGCAAGAAAGCCGGTGTACTGGGCTGGTTGGCTGTGACCTTCCTGTTCGGTGCAGGCTTCATCGCGATGGAAATCTATGAATTCCATCACCTGATCAGCGAGGGCTTCGGCCCGCAGCGCAGTGGCTTCCTGTCGGCGTTCTTCGCCCTGGTAGGTACCCACGGTCTGCACGTGACTGCCGGCCTGATCTGGATGGCAATCATGATGTACCAGATCAACAAGCATGGCATCACGCCGACCGCCAAGACCCGCATGAGCTGCCTGAGCCTGTTCTGGCACTTCCTGGACGTGGTCTGGATCTGCGTGTTCACCGTCGTCTACCTGCTGGGGGTTCTGTAA
- the cyoE gene encoding heme o synthase, with translation MSVKHFIQITKPGIIFGNVLSVAGGFFLASKGHVDFALFLAVVIGTSLVVASGCVFNNCIDRDIDHKMERTKNRVMVQGGMSLPLALIYATLLGVAGFSLLYVQANPLSAFCAAVGFIVYVGFYSLWLKRKSVHGTLVGSLSGAMPPVIGYCAVSNSFDLAAVTLLVMFSLWQMPHSFAIAIFRFKDYSAANIPVLPVARGILAAKKQIVLYVLAFVLATLMLTLGGYAGLGYLAVAAAMGLYWLYMAWGGYKAEDDSKWARKVFGFSILTVTALSVMMGVDSQTAADVLMTYAR, from the coding sequence ATGTCCGTTAAGCACTTTATCCAAATCACCAAACCGGGGATCATTTTCGGTAACGTGCTTTCCGTGGCAGGCGGTTTCTTCCTTGCCTCGAAGGGCCATGTGGACTTCGCCTTGTTCCTGGCGGTGGTGATCGGTACTTCGCTGGTGGTTGCGTCCGGATGCGTGTTCAACAACTGCATTGACCGTGACATCGACCACAAGATGGAGCGCACCAAGAACCGCGTCATGGTGCAGGGCGGCATGTCGCTGCCCCTCGCGCTGATCTACGCCACCCTGCTCGGGGTGGCGGGTTTCAGCCTGCTGTATGTCCAGGCCAACCCGCTGTCGGCGTTCTGCGCAGCTGTAGGCTTCATCGTCTATGTCGGTTTCTACAGCCTGTGGCTGAAGCGTAAATCGGTGCACGGCACCTTGGTCGGCAGCCTTTCGGGTGCCATGCCTCCGGTGATCGGCTACTGCGCCGTAAGCAACAGCTTCGACCTGGCTGCGGTAACCCTGCTGGTGATGTTCAGCCTGTGGCAGATGCCGCACAGCTTTGCCATCGCCATCTTCCGCTTCAAGGATTACAGCGCTGCCAACATTCCGGTCCTGCCGGTGGCACGTGGCATCCTCGCGGCGAAGAAGCAGATCGTGCTGTACGTGCTGGCCTTCGTGCTCGCCACCTTGATGCTCACCCTCGGCGGTTACGCCGGCCTCGGCTACCTGGCCGTGGCAGCTGCCATGGGCCTGTACTGGCTGTATATGGCATGGGGTGGCTACAAGGCCGAGGACGACAGCAAGTGGGCCCGCAAGGTGTTCGGCTTCTCCATCCTCACCGTTACCGCCCTGAGCGTGATGATGGGTGTGGACAGCCAGACCGCTGCGGACGTGCTGATGACTTACGCACGCTGA
- the cyoD gene encoding cytochrome o ubiquinol oxidase subunit IV, whose product MASAHDTHHEGNHGSVKSYMIGFVLSIILTAIPFALAMTASLPKNLTVLIIVAMAVIQVVVHLVYFLHMDRSKEQRNNVSTFLFTVLVIALLVGLSLWIMFNIHIEMMAK is encoded by the coding sequence ATGGCTAGCGCACACGACACTCATCACGAAGGTAACCACGGCAGCGTCAAGTCGTACATGATCGGCTTTGTCCTGTCGATCATCCTGACTGCGATCCCGTTCGCACTGGCCATGACCGCCAGCCTGCCGAAGAACCTGACCGTTCTCATCATTGTTGCCATGGCCGTGATCCAGGTAGTTGTACACCTGGTGTACTTCCTGCACATGGACCGCTCGAAAGAGCAACGCAACAACGTGTCGACGTTCCTGTTCACCGTACTGGTAATTGCACTGCTGGTCGGCCTGTCGCTGTGGATCATGTTCAACATCCACATCGAAATGATGGCCAAGTGA
- a CDS encoding disulfide bond formation protein B, translating to MNEQTSRLNRERRFLVLLGLICLSLIGGALYMQVVLGEAPCPLCILQRYALLFIAIFAFIAAAMPGRRSLTFFEALVVLSAIGGIIAAGNHVYILANPMVSCGIDTLQPIVDDLPLAKLWPLAFQVDGFCSTPYPPLLGLSLAQWALVAFVLTAILVPLGIYRNRRQA from the coding sequence ATGAATGAACAAACATCGCGCCTGAATCGGGAACGGCGCTTTCTGGTGCTGTTGGGCCTGATCTGCCTCTCGCTGATCGGCGGCGCCCTTTACATGCAAGTGGTGCTGGGCGAGGCACCGTGCCCGCTGTGTATCCTGCAGCGTTACGCGCTGCTGTTCATTGCCATATTTGCCTTTATCGCTGCGGCGATGCCAGGGCGCCGCAGCCTGACCTTCTTCGAGGCACTGGTGGTGCTGAGCGCAATTGGCGGAATCATTGCGGCCGGCAACCATGTGTATATACTCGCCAACCCCATGGTCAGTTGCGGTATCGACACCCTCCAGCCAATCGTGGATGACCTGCCGCTGGCCAAACTCTGGCCGCTGGCGTTCCAGGTCGACGGCTTCTGCAGCACGCCGTACCCGCCACTTCTCGGTTTGTCGCTGGCGCAATGGGCGCTCGTGGCGTTCGTGCTGACCGCCATCCTGGTACCGCTCGGCATCTACCGCAACCGGCGCCAGGCTTAG
- the cyoB gene encoding cytochrome o ubiquinol oxidase subunit I gives MFGKLSLEAIPYHEPIVMVTLAMIALGGIAVVGLITYFRKWTYLWSEWLTTVDHKKIGVMYIIVAMIMLLRGFADAIMMRTQLAAATGGSEGYLPPEHYDQIFTAHGVIMIIFMAMPFFTGLMNLAVPLQIGARDVAFPFLNSLSFYLLLAGVLLVNISLGVGEFAKTGWVAYPPLAGIQYSPGVGVDYYIWALQLSGLGTTLTGVNFLVTVMKMRAPGMKLMDMPIFTWTCTWANVLIVASFPILTAALALLTVDRYLDFHIFTNELGGNPMMYVNLFWAWGHPEVYILILPAFGVFSEVTSTFSGKRLFGHHSMIYASGAIAILGFAVWLHHFFTMGAGASVNTFFGLATMLISIPTGVKLFNWLFTMYQGRVRFTAPMLWTLGFMVTFSIGGMTGVLLAVPGADFVLHNSLFVIAHFHNVIIGGAVFGYIAGFAFWFPKAFGFTLNEKWGKAAFWFWLSGFYVAFMPLYALGFMGMTRRLNHSDNPLWEPYLYVAVVGAVLILFGIACQLIQIYVSVRDRKDNMDVTGDPWGGRTIEWSTSSPPPFYNFAHMPEKVGLDAWHEAKEAGVAYKVPAKYEAIHMPSNTSTGLFMGMFLTVFGFAFIWHIWWLVGASLLATIAVFVRHAARDDQGYMVPAEEVARIEGERMKALAKAGALPAGARVESFERV, from the coding sequence ATGTTCGGTAAACTAAGCCTGGAGGCGATACCCTATCACGAGCCGATAGTCATGGTGACGCTTGCCATGATCGCGCTCGGCGGTATCGCTGTCGTCGGTCTTATCACCTATTTCCGCAAGTGGACCTACTTGTGGAGCGAGTGGCTGACTACTGTCGACCACAAAAAGATCGGCGTGATGTACATCATCGTCGCGATGATCATGCTGCTGCGCGGCTTTGCCGACGCCATCATGATGCGTACCCAGCTGGCTGCCGCTACCGGTGGCTCCGAAGGCTACCTGCCGCCTGAACACTATGACCAGATCTTCACCGCTCACGGTGTGATCATGATCATCTTCATGGCGATGCCGTTCTTCACCGGCCTGATGAACCTGGCGGTTCCTCTGCAGATCGGTGCACGTGACGTTGCCTTCCCGTTCCTGAACTCCCTGAGCTTCTACCTGCTGCTGGCAGGCGTGCTGCTGGTCAACATCTCGCTGGGCGTTGGTGAATTCGCCAAGACCGGCTGGGTTGCCTATCCGCCGCTCGCAGGCATTCAGTACAGCCCTGGGGTAGGTGTCGACTACTACATCTGGGCGCTACAGCTATCCGGACTGGGTACGACGCTTACCGGCGTGAACTTCCTCGTCACCGTGATGAAGATGCGCGCACCTGGCATGAAGCTGATGGACATGCCGATCTTCACCTGGACCTGCACCTGGGCCAACGTACTGATCGTTGCTTCGTTCCCGATTCTGACTGCTGCACTCGCTCTGCTGACTGTTGACCGTTATCTGGACTTCCACATTTTCACCAACGAGCTTGGTGGGAACCCGATGATGTACGTCAACCTGTTCTGGGCGTGGGGTCACCCTGAGGTGTACATCCTGATCCTGCCGGCCTTCGGCGTGTTCTCGGAAGTTACCTCGACGTTCTCTGGCAAACGCCTGTTCGGCCACCACTCGATGATCTACGCATCGGGCGCGATCGCCATCCTCGGCTTTGCGGTATGGCTGCACCACTTCTTCACCATGGGTGCCGGCGCCAGCGTCAACACCTTCTTCGGCCTGGCGACGATGCTGATCTCCATCCCGACGGGTGTGAAGCTGTTCAACTGGCTGTTCACCATGTACCAAGGCCGTGTGCGCTTCACCGCACCGATGCTCTGGACCCTGGGCTTCATGGTCACCTTCTCCATCGGTGGCATGACCGGCGTACTGCTGGCCGTTCCGGGTGCTGACTTCGTTCTGCACAACAGCCTGTTCGTAATTGCGCACTTCCACAACGTGATCATCGGTGGCGCGGTATTCGGCTACATCGCCGGTTTCGCCTTCTGGTTCCCGAAAGCCTTCGGCTTCACCCTGAACGAGAAGTGGGGCAAAGCTGCCTTCTGGTTCTGGCTGTCGGGCTTCTACGTTGCGTTCATGCCGCTGTACGCCCTGGGCTTCATGGGCATGACCCGTCGTCTGAACCACTCCGACAACCCACTGTGGGAACCCTACCTGTACGTAGCCGTTGTCGGCGCCGTGCTGATCCTGTTCGGTATCGCTTGCCAGCTGATCCAGATCTACGTGTCGGTTCGCGACCGCAAAGACAACATGGACGTCACTGGCGACCCATGGGGCGGCCGTACCATCGAGTGGTCCACTTCGTCGCCACCGCCGTTCTACAACTTCGCTCACATGCCTGAGAAAGTTGGTCTGGACGCCTGGCACGAAGCCAAGGAAGCCGGTGTTGCGTACAAGGTCCCGGCCAAGTACGAAGCGATCCACATGCCGAGCAACACCTCCACCGGTCTGTTCATGGGTATGTTCCTGACCGTGTTCGGCTTCGCCTTCATCTGGCACATCTGGTGGCTGGTGGGCGCGAGCCTGTTGGCAACCATCGCAGTCTTCGTTCGCCACGCTGCACGTGACGACCAGGGCTACATGGTTCCGGCCGAAGAAGTGGCGCGCATCGAAGGCGAGCGTATGAAAGCGCTGGCCAAAGCAGGTGCTCTGCCTGCCGGCGCACGTGTCGAATCGTTTGAGCGGGTGTAA
- the hmpA gene encoding NO-inducible flavohemoprotein, with product MLNAEQRAIIKATVPLLESGGEALTTHFYKMMLNEYPEVRPLFNQAHQASGDQPRALANGVLMYARHIDQLEQLGGLVGQIINKHVALQILPEHYPIVGSCLLRAIEEVLGKEIATPAVIDAWGAAYGQLADILIGAEENLYKEKEEAEGGWRGTREFRLVRREQESSEIVSFYFAPVDGKPVLKAEPGQYIGLKLDIDGAEQRRNYSLSALCDGKEYRISVKREAGGKVSNYLHDELVVGDTLQLFPPAGDFTLAASDKPLVLISGGVGITPTLAMLQAALQTRREVHFIHCARNGAVHAFRDWVDGLAARHPQLKRFYCYAEPAGGAEADAVGLLSEDLLAEWLPPERDVDAYFLGPKAFMAAVKRQLKGLGVPEQQSRYEFFGPAAALE from the coding sequence ATGCTCAATGCCGAACAACGTGCAATCATCAAGGCCACTGTACCCCTGCTGGAAAGCGGCGGCGAAGCACTGACCACCCACTTCTACAAGATGATGCTCAACGAGTACCCAGAGGTCCGTCCACTGTTCAACCAGGCCCACCAGGCCAGTGGTGACCAGCCACGCGCACTCGCCAACGGCGTGCTGATGTATGCCCGCCACATTGACCAGCTGGAGCAGCTGGGCGGCTTGGTCGGGCAGATCATCAACAAGCATGTTGCCCTGCAGATTCTGCCGGAGCACTACCCGATCGTCGGCAGCTGCCTGCTGCGCGCCATCGAGGAAGTGCTGGGCAAGGAAATCGCCACCCCTGCGGTGATCGACGCCTGGGGCGCGGCCTATGGTCAGCTGGCCGACATCCTGATTGGCGCTGAAGAAAACCTTTATAAAGAGAAGGAAGAGGCCGAGGGCGGCTGGCGCGGTACCCGCGAATTCCGCCTGGTACGTCGCGAGCAGGAAAGCAGCGAGATCGTCTCGTTCTACTTTGCCCCGGTGGACGGCAAGCCGGTGCTCAAGGCCGAGCCAGGCCAGTACATCGGTCTTAAGCTGGATATTGACGGTGCCGAACAGCGCCGCAACTATTCCCTGTCGGCGCTGTGCGATGGCAAGGAGTACCGCATCAGCGTCAAGCGCGAGGCGGGCGGCAAGGTGTCCAATTACCTGCACGATGAGCTGGTGGTGGGCGATACCCTGCAACTGTTCCCGCCTGCGGGTGACTTTACCCTGGCTGCCAGCGACAAGCCGCTGGTGCTGATCAGCGGGGGCGTGGGCATCACGCCGACCCTGGCGATGTTGCAGGCGGCGCTGCAAACCCGGCGCGAGGTGCATTTCATCCACTGTGCGCGTAACGGTGCGGTGCACGCCTTCCGTGACTGGGTCGATGGCCTGGCGGCGCGTCATCCGCAGCTCAAGCGTTTCTACTGCTATGCGGAGCCTGCGGGTGGCGCCGAGGCCGATGCTGTCGGCCTGCTGAGCGAGGACTTGCTGGCCGAGTGGCTGCCGCCGGAACGTGATGTGGATGCCTACTTCCTTGGGCCCAAAGCCTTCATGGCGGCGGTGAAGCGCCAGTTGAAGGGCCTGGGTGTGCCGGAGCAGCAGAGCCGCTACGAGTTCTTCGGGCCGGCGGCTGCCCTGGAGTGA
- the alaC gene encoding alanine transaminase, with product MANPGSPRRFARIDRLPPYVFNITAELKMAARRRGEDIIDLSMGNPDGATPPHIVEKLVQVAQREDTHGYSTSRGIPRLRRAISNWYKERYEVDIDPESEAIVTIGSKEGLAHLMLATLDQGDTVLVPNPSYPIHIYGAVIAGAQVRSVPLVPGVDFFNELERAIRESIPKPKMMILGFPSNPTAQCVELDFFERVVALAKQYDVLVVHDLAYADIVYDGWKAPSIMQVPGAKDIAVEFFTLSKSYNMAGWRIGFMVGNPELVSALARIKSYHDYGTFTPLQVAAIAALEGDQQCVRDIAEQYRQRRNLLVKGLHELGWMVENPKASMYVWAKIPEQYAHMGSLEFAKKLLAEAKVCVSPGIGFGEYGDDHVRFALIENQDRIRQAIRGIRQMFRADGLARK from the coding sequence ATGGCCAACCCAGGTTCGCCGCGCCGCTTTGCGCGCATCGATCGTCTCCCCCCTTACGTCTTCAACATCACTGCCGAGCTCAAGATGGCTGCCCGCCGCCGTGGCGAGGACATCATCGACCTGAGCATGGGCAACCCCGACGGCGCCACCCCGCCGCACATCGTCGAGAAGCTGGTGCAGGTTGCCCAGCGTGAAGATACCCACGGCTATTCCACCTCTCGCGGTATCCCGCGCCTGCGCCGGGCCATTTCCAACTGGTACAAGGAACGCTACGAGGTCGACATCGACCCGGAAAGCGAAGCCATCGTCACCATCGGCTCGAAAGAAGGCCTGGCCCACCTGATGCTGGCCACGCTCGACCAGGGCGACACGGTGCTGGTGCCCAACCCCAGCTACCCCATCCACATCTACGGTGCGGTCATTGCCGGTGCCCAGGTGCGTTCGGTGCCGTTGGTACCCGGTGTGGACTTCTTCAACGAACTCGAGCGGGCGATCCGTGAGTCGATCCCCAAGCCGAAGATGATGATCCTCGGCTTCCCGTCCAATCCCACCGCCCAGTGCGTGGAACTGGACTTCTTCGAGCGTGTGGTGGCCTTGGCCAAGCAGTACGACGTGCTGGTGGTGCATGACCTGGCCTACGCCGACATCGTCTACGACGGCTGGAAAGCCCCATCGATCATGCAGGTGCCGGGGGCCAAGGACATTGCGGTGGAGTTCTTCACCCTGTCCAAGAGCTACAACATGGCAGGCTGGCGGATCGGCTTCATGGTCGGCAACCCCGAGCTGGTCAGCGCCCTGGCGCGGATCAAGAGCTACCACGACTACGGCACCTTCACCCCGCTACAGGTGGCGGCCATTGCCGCGCTGGAAGGCGACCAGCAGTGCGTACGGGACATTGCCGAGCAGTATCGCCAGCGCCGCAACCTGCTGGTGAAAGGGCTGCACGAACTGGGCTGGATGGTCGAGAACCCCAAGGCATCGATGTACGTGTGGGCGAAGATCCCTGAGCAGTATGCGCACATGGGCTCGTTGGAGTTTGCCAAGAAACTGCTGGCCGAGGCCAAGGTGTGCGTGTCGCCGGGGATCGGTTTTGGTGAGTATGGTGATGACCATGTGCGCTTTGCCCTGATCGAGAATCAGGACCGCATTCGCCAGGCCATTCGCGGCATCCGGCAGATGTTCCGGGCTGACGGGTTGGCCCGCAAGTAA